Proteins from a single region of Chryseobacterium sp. T16E-39:
- a CDS encoding porin — protein MKKILIFIGLALISNSLYAQGSPDYGNGLKINLNPEGDKFVRFILWDQFWLRNSQMNPGSMVGGDPTDNTWSVGNRRLRALTYAQITKRYMILLHFGINNQTFINGGAPGTTGTGGNGNGKKTQLFFHDAWNEYAVLMPGEAGKFSLTLGAGLHYYMGLSRMTMASTLNFLTLDSPVFSWPLIDSSDQFARQLGMFAKGKYGKLEYRFSLNKPFATDLVPVNVTDPSKAVAVDNNGNPSFSKAGYVEYQFLDQESNTLPFKVGSYLGTKKVFNVGAGFYHQADGTRTSVNSNIEKHDITLLSVDAFADIPLGNAKNKMAVSAYAGYYNYQFGPNYVRNLGTMNIAATDPNFVGQKAIAGPGNLQPTIGTGNITYAQAGLLLPSQAEKPKIRIQPFAAYTHKNFEAFDKSSSQFDVGANWFIDGHHAKITTQYSTRPVYTNPTERPKSKGEFIVQFQIYL, from the coding sequence ATGAAGAAAATACTCATTTTTATTGGATTAGCTCTAATCAGTAATTCTCTATACGCTCAAGGATCACCAGATTATGGAAATGGATTAAAAATAAATCTGAATCCTGAAGGAGATAAATTTGTCAGATTTATTTTATGGGATCAATTCTGGTTGAGGAACTCCCAAATGAATCCAGGCAGTATGGTTGGGGGTGACCCCACAGACAATACCTGGAGTGTTGGAAACCGAAGACTCAGAGCATTAACCTATGCTCAGATCACTAAAAGATACATGATCCTGCTTCATTTTGGAATCAATAATCAAACTTTTATTAATGGCGGAGCACCGGGGACAACCGGAACGGGAGGAAATGGAAACGGAAAAAAAACCCAGCTTTTCTTTCATGATGCCTGGAATGAATATGCTGTTCTTATGCCTGGAGAAGCAGGAAAATTCAGTTTAACACTGGGAGCCGGCTTGCATTACTATATGGGTTTATCCAGGATGACAATGGCTTCGACACTTAATTTTCTTACCCTTGATTCCCCTGTCTTTTCATGGCCCCTGATCGATAGTTCTGATCAGTTTGCAAGACAGCTGGGTATGTTTGCCAAAGGAAAATATGGAAAACTTGAATACCGATTCAGCTTGAACAAACCTTTTGCAACGGATCTGGTTCCTGTAAACGTTACAGATCCTTCAAAAGCGGTTGCCGTAGATAATAACGGCAATCCAAGCTTTTCTAAAGCCGGATACGTTGAATACCAATTTCTGGATCAGGAATCCAACACCCTCCCCTTTAAAGTTGGATCCTACCTTGGAACGAAAAAAGTATTTAATGTAGGCGCGGGTTTTTATCATCAGGCAGACGGAACAAGAACTTCAGTAAATTCTAACATAGAGAAACACGATATTACACTATTGTCTGTTGACGCGTTTGCAGATATCCCATTAGGAAATGCTAAGAATAAAATGGCCGTTTCAGCCTACGCCGGTTATTATAACTATCAATTCGGACCTAATTATGTTAGAAATTTAGGTACAATGAACATTGCTGCAACAGATCCTAATTTCGTCGGGCAAAAAGCAATTGCCGGCCCTGGAAATTTACAACCGACCATTGGAACAGGTAATATTACCTACGCACAGGCAGGCTTATTATTACCAAGCCAGGCAGAGAAACCGAAGATCAGGATCCAGCCTTTTGCAGCTTATACCCACAAAAACTTTGAAGCTTTTGATAAATCTTCCTCTCAATTCGACGTTGGCGCCAACTGGTTTATTGATGGACACCATGCAAAAATTACAACCCAATACTCAACAAGGCCGGTCTACACCAACCCTACTGAACGTCCAAAATCAAAAGGAGAATTTATTGTTCAGTTTCAAATCTATTTATAA
- a CDS encoding terminase gpP N-terminus-related DNA-binding protein, whose product MENKCPKCKSTHLVKSGVINEKQRFHCKDCNYYFTVKKIGKQIDDYYVTKALQLYLEGLSFREIERIIGVSHVTISSWIKKYNITRPPHSEFHPVYKILKQNELIEYMSNEDNIKDSGLIITQFADKYMLIKWERFKK is encoded by the coding sequence ATGGAGAATAAATGTCCCAAATGCAAAAGCACTCATCTTGTAAAAAGCGGAGTCATTAACGAGAAACAAAGATTCCATTGTAAGGATTGTAATTATTATTTTACAGTAAAAAAAATAGGAAAACAAATTGATGATTACTACGTAACAAAAGCACTTCAATTGTATCTTGAAGGTCTAAGTTTTCGCGAAATAGAAAGAATCATTGGGGTATCTCATGTAACCATCAGTTCATGGATCAAAAAATACAATATCACACGACCTCCCCATTCCGAATTTCATCCTGTCTATAAAATCTTAAAGCAAAATGAATTAATCGAGTATATGTCCAATGAGGACAACATAAAAGATTCAGGGCTTATTATTACTCAGTTTGCAGATAAGTATATGTTGATTAAGTGGGAGAGATTTAAGAAGTAA
- a CDS encoding GNAT family N-acetyltransferase has product MEIEISSCEHLMYVSEIQQEMYDSAQRRGTGIAKRSIEYLSKKISEGNAVVATENGEWVGFCYIETWSHGQFVANSGLIVSPKYRNGGVATLIKNKVFRLSREKYPAAKVFGLTTGQAVMKINSDLGYKPVIYSELTQDEEFWNGCKNCVNYEILMKKERKNCLCTAMLFVPKDNKVNEVENDHPQNEYNNEINQVSFLSSEQIASGESNYTSNNTKKKTDEKESNLSV; this is encoded by the coding sequence ATGGAAATAGAAATTTCCTCATGCGAACATTTAATGTATGTGAGTGAAATACAGCAGGAAATGTATGATTCTGCACAACGGAGAGGGACGGGGATCGCAAAACGTTCCATAGAATATTTAAGTAAAAAGATTTCAGAGGGTAATGCCGTGGTTGCAACTGAAAACGGAGAATGGGTGGGATTCTGTTATATAGAAACCTGGTCCCATGGTCAGTTTGTTGCCAATTCGGGACTTATCGTTTCACCTAAATACAGGAACGGAGGTGTTGCTACTTTAATAAAGAATAAAGTGTTCCGGTTATCGAGGGAAAAGTATCCGGCTGCAAAGGTATTTGGATTAACGACAGGGCAGGCAGTTATGAAAATCAACAGTGATTTAGGATATAAGCCGGTTATTTATTCTGAATTGACCCAGGATGAGGAATTTTGGAATGGTTGTAAGAATTGTGTGAACTATGAAATTTTAATGAAGAAAGAACGAAAGAATTGTTTATGTACAGCAATGTTGTTCGTTCCAAAAGATAATAAAGTTAATGAGGTTGAGAATGATCATCCTCAAAATGAATATAACAATGAAATAAACCAGGTCAGCTTTTTGTCTTCAGAACAAATAGCGTCCGGTGAATCGAATTATACAAGTAACAATACGAAAAAGAAGACCGATGAAAAAGAAAGTAATCTTAGCGTTTAG
- the argG gene encoding argininosuccinate synthase encodes MKKKVILAFSGGLDTSYCAKYLSETLGYEVYAVTVNTGGFSKEEEKELEIKALNLGVKEYRCIDAQEDYYNSCVKYLIFGNVLKNNTYPLSVSAERTIQAQEIAKYALEIGADAIAHGSTGAGNDQVRFDLIFQVMAPQVEIITPIRDMALSREEEIEFLKGYGYEMEFQKAQYSVNKGLWGTSVGGKETLTSRSNLPEEAFPSQIKETQPSELEIEYKNGEPVAVNGEYFSHPVYAIQKIEQLASAYGIGRDIHVGDTIVGIKGRVGFEAAAASVIIKAHHLLEKHTLSKYQQMMKSQLSDWYGNWLHEALFLDPVMRNIESFLTDSQETVTGKVFLTLHPYRFVLNGIESQHDLMSDKFGSYGEANRAWSGDDVKGYTKIVSNSLNIYHQINGVKI; translated from the coding sequence ATGAAAAAGAAAGTAATCTTAGCGTTTAGTGGTGGTTTGGATACCTCTTACTGTGCTAAATATCTTAGTGAAACTCTGGGATATGAGGTGTATGCAGTAACTGTGAATACAGGAGGTTTCTCTAAAGAAGAAGAAAAAGAACTTGAAATCAAAGCCCTTAATTTAGGGGTGAAGGAATACAGGTGTATTGACGCTCAGGAAGATTACTATAATTCATGTGTAAAGTATCTGATCTTTGGAAATGTATTGAAAAATAATACCTATCCGCTTTCTGTAAGTGCTGAACGTACGATTCAGGCTCAGGAAATCGCCAAGTACGCACTGGAAATAGGAGCGGATGCTATTGCACACGGAAGTACAGGTGCCGGGAATGATCAGGTTCGTTTTGATCTGATCTTCCAGGTAATGGCTCCTCAAGTGGAAATTATTACGCCTATCCGGGACATGGCTTTGTCCCGCGAAGAAGAAATTGAGTTTCTGAAAGGGTATGGCTATGAAATGGAATTTCAGAAGGCTCAATATTCGGTTAATAAAGGATTGTGGGGAACTTCTGTAGGTGGAAAAGAAACATTGACTTCAAGAAGTAATCTGCCTGAAGAAGCTTTTCCGTCCCAAATTAAAGAGACACAGCCTTCCGAACTGGAAATTGAATATAAAAATGGTGAGCCGGTAGCAGTGAATGGTGAATATTTCAGCCATCCTGTATATGCCATCCAAAAGATTGAACAGTTAGCCTCTGCTTACGGAATCGGTCGTGACATTCATGTAGGAGATACGATTGTAGGAATTAAAGGCAGAGTCGGATTTGAAGCGGCAGCAGCATCTGTGATTATTAAGGCGCATCATTTACTGGAAAAACATACTTTATCAAAATATCAGCAAATGATGAAGTCGCAGTTGTCAGACTGGTATGGAAACTGGCTGCATGAAGCATTGTTCTTAGATCCTGTCATGAGAAATATAGAGTCATTTCTGACGGATTCTCAGGAGACCGTAACAGGGAAGGTCTTTCTAACACTTCATCCTTACAGATTTGTTTTAAATGGTATTGAATCTCAACATGATTTGATGTCTGACAAATTCGGTAGTTATGGAGAAGCAAACAGAGCCTGGAGTGGAGATGATGTGAAAGGATATACCAAAATCGTTAGCAATTCACTGAATATTTATCACCAGATTAACGGAGTGAAAATATGA
- the argC gene encoding N-acetyl-gamma-glutamyl-phosphate reductase, whose amino-acid sequence MKTVGIVGANGYTGSELVRLLAFHPNIELSFLYSRSNSGTKISDLYPDLATVCELVLTDKPSSVDIVFLCLPHKESQNWLNQNTVSDDTLVIDLGNDFRLEGVFGNRNFIYGLPEINKKNLLGAKSIANPGCFATAIQLALLPLAQKGLLNEVYTTGITGSTGAGQSLQATTHFTWRNDNISAYKTLTHQHVDEILQQLNSRNDKEVTLNFVPWRGDFTRGIFTSSTVKLNLELSDIEQLYREFYAAEPFVKVHDRAIDLKQVVNTNRCVIHIEKNENVVVIHSAIDNLLKGASGQAVQNMNIAMGWEENLGLKLKGIGF is encoded by the coding sequence ATGAAAACAGTAGGAATTGTAGGTGCTAACGGATATACCGGTAGTGAATTGGTGCGTCTGTTGGCTTTTCATCCCAATATTGAATTGAGTTTTTTATATAGTCGTTCTAATTCGGGTACAAAGATTTCGGATCTGTACCCGGATTTAGCGACGGTTTGTGAATTGGTTTTAACGGATAAACCTTCATCTGTCGATATTGTTTTTCTGTGCTTGCCTCATAAGGAAAGTCAGAATTGGCTGAATCAAAATACTGTTTCTGATGATACATTGGTGATTGATCTTGGAAATGATTTTCGTTTAGAGGGTGTTTTTGGAAATAGAAATTTTATCTATGGACTACCTGAGATCAATAAAAAAAATCTTTTAGGTGCTAAAAGTATTGCCAATCCGGGGTGTTTTGCAACGGCTATTCAACTGGCATTGCTTCCCTTAGCTCAAAAAGGATTATTAAATGAGGTGTATACAACTGGTATTACCGGATCTACAGGAGCGGGGCAGTCTTTACAGGCGACCACGCATTTTACGTGGAGAAATGATAATATTTCTGCTTACAAGACCCTTACGCATCAACATGTAGATGAGATTTTACAACAATTAAATTCTCGGAATGATAAAGAGGTGACTCTCAATTTTGTTCCATGGCGTGGAGATTTTACAAGGGGGATTTTTACAAGCTCGACAGTTAAATTAAATTTAGAGCTTTCAGATATTGAACAATTGTACAGGGAATTTTATGCAGCTGAGCCTTTTGTAAAGGTACATGACAGGGCAATTGATCTAAAACAGGTTGTCAATACAAATCGCTGTGTGATTCATATAGAAAAGAATGAAAATGTAGTTGTTATTCATTCAGCGATCGACAATTTGTTAAAAGGAGCTTCCGGGCAGGCGGTTCAGAACATGAATATTGCGATGGGATGGGAAGAGAATTTGGGACTGAAATTGAAGGGAATAGGATTTTAA
- a CDS encoding aspartate aminotransferase family protein — protein sequence MNLFNVYPLFNINPVKAQGSFLWDDKGEKYLDFYGGHAVISIGHNHPYYQEKLKDQLDKISFYSNSVQNELQTELAYKLGALSGYEDYNLFLCNSGAEANENAIKLASFHNGKTKVLYFSGSFHGRTSAAVSVTDNPKIVAPVNYSERFIKSEWNDIEQLENIFKTQGNDISSVIIEGIQGVGGIMIPTSEFLSKIKELCEQYEAVLILDEVQSGYGRSGYFFAHQEFNVQPDIITTAKGMGNGFPIGGVLIHPKFEASNGLLGTTFGGNHLACAAAIAVLDVIKDENLIGNTESMGNYIENEIKDFSHIKSIRRKGLMIGIELDRDCAEVRKSLLYDHHIFTGNSNDKAVLRILPALNIRKEETDLFINALEEVLRGL from the coding sequence ATGAACTTATTTAACGTATATCCGCTATTCAATATCAATCCTGTAAAAGCTCAGGGATCATTTCTTTGGGATGACAAAGGGGAAAAATATCTCGATTTTTATGGAGGCCATGCAGTGATTTCCATTGGTCATAATCATCCCTATTATCAGGAAAAACTGAAAGATCAACTAGATAAAATTTCTTTTTATTCCAATTCTGTTCAAAATGAACTGCAAACAGAGCTTGCTTATAAATTAGGAGCATTGTCCGGATATGAGGATTATAATCTTTTCCTATGTAATTCAGGGGCAGAAGCAAATGAGAATGCTATAAAACTGGCTTCTTTTCATAATGGAAAGACTAAAGTGCTTTATTTTTCAGGATCATTTCATGGAAGAACTTCTGCGGCTGTTTCAGTAACTGATAATCCAAAAATAGTGGCACCGGTTAATTATTCTGAGCGATTTATCAAATCGGAATGGAATGATATTGAACAACTGGAGAATATTTTTAAAACTCAGGGAAATGATATTTCATCAGTGATCATTGAAGGAATTCAGGGAGTCGGAGGAATTATGATTCCCACTTCGGAATTCTTATCGAAAATAAAAGAATTGTGTGAACAATATGAGGCTGTTTTAATTTTAGATGAAGTACAATCCGGTTATGGAAGATCTGGTTATTTCTTTGCGCACCAGGAATTTAATGTTCAGCCGGATATTATTACCACGGCAAAAGGGATGGGAAATGGTTTTCCAATAGGAGGTGTATTGATCCATCCGAAATTTGAAGCAAGCAATGGTTTGCTGGGAACTACTTTTGGAGGGAATCATCTGGCTTGTGCCGCAGCTATAGCTGTTTTAGATGTCATAAAAGATGAAAACCTTATCGGAAATACAGAAAGCATGGGTAATTATATAGAAAATGAAATTAAAGATTTTTCTCATATTAAATCTATTCGAAGGAAAGGATTGATGATCGGAATAGAGCTGGACAGAGATTGTGCTGAGGTGAGGAAAAGCCTGCTTTATGATCATCATATTTTCACTGGAAATTCTAATGATAAGGCCGTGCTGAGGATTCTTCCCGCACTTAATATAAGGAAAGAGGAAACGGATCTTTTCATTAATGCTTTGGAAGAAGTGTTGAGGGGATTGTAA
- a CDS encoding N-acetylornithine carbamoyltransferase: protein MKNFTTVSDIENLQEIIKKALQIKENPHSETEKGKGKTIGLVFLNSSLRTRLSSQIAAQNLGLNVIALNAAQEAWNLEFADGAIMNGDTVEHIKDAIEVLNQYCDIIAVRCFAGMKSKEDDVNESILSQFQKHATVPVISLESATRHPLQSLADCITITENWKEERKPKVVLTWAPHIKPIAQAVGNSFTEWMQEMDVDFVIANPEGYDLDKNFTKDTKVVHDQDEALKDADFIYVKNWSSFEDYAAMPEVKDNWMLTAEKLKGTNNGKVMHCLPVRRNVELSDEVMDGGNSIIYQQAKNRIFSAQAVFSEILDEINQSK from the coding sequence ATGAAAAATTTTACCACTGTGAGTGATATTGAAAACTTACAGGAAATCATAAAAAAAGCTTTACAAATAAAAGAAAATCCCCATTCGGAAACTGAAAAAGGGAAGGGGAAAACAATAGGACTGGTATTCTTGAATTCAAGTTTAAGAACACGTTTAAGCAGTCAGATTGCAGCGCAAAATTTAGGATTGAATGTTATTGCATTAAATGCTGCACAGGAAGCCTGGAATCTGGAATTTGCAGATGGAGCAATCATGAACGGGGATACTGTAGAACACATTAAAGATGCGATCGAAGTATTAAATCAATATTGCGATATCATTGCGGTTCGTTGCTTTGCAGGAATGAAATCTAAGGAAGACGATGTGAACGAGAGCATTCTGAGCCAGTTTCAGAAACATGCAACCGTTCCTGTTATTTCTCTGGAATCGGCTACACGTCATCCATTGCAGAGTTTAGCAGATTGCATTACGATTACTGAAAATTGGAAAGAAGAACGTAAGCCAAAGGTGGTATTGACGTGGGCGCCGCATATTAAGCCAATCGCTCAGGCTGTAGGAAATTCTTTTACAGAATGGATGCAGGAGATGGATGTAGATTTTGTTATTGCTAACCCGGAAGGCTATGATTTAGATAAAAACTTTACAAAAGATACAAAGGTGGTTCATGATCAGGATGAGGCTTTAAAGGATGCCGACTTTATATACGTTAAAAACTGGTCGTCTTTTGAAGATTATGCAGCAATGCCTGAAGTAAAAGATAATTGGATGTTAACGGCTGAAAAGTTGAAAGGAACGAATAATGGAAAAGTAATGCATTGTCTTCCTGTTCGTCGGAATGTAGAATTGAGTGATGAAGTAATGGATGGTGGAAATTCTATTATTTATCAACAGGCTAAAAACCGTATTTTCTCTGCACAGGCTGTGTTCAGTGAAATTTTAGATGAAATTAACCAGAGTAAATAA
- the argB gene encoding acetylglutamate kinase, with amino-acid sequence MKDKLFVVKIGGALIDDEELLNQFLEQFSDIKEKKILVHGGGKLATTLADKLGVEQKLINGRRITDKDTLDIVAMVYAGGINKNIVAKLQQKKCKAIGFSGADANLIKAKKREDAEIDFGFVGDIEKKSVNNKLISKLIKLELVPVFSAITHDKKGNLFNTNADTIASVIAQSLSAKYDVELLYCFDKEGVLENVDDPDSVIKSVSRDDFSILKEEGKLHKGILPKLENALGAINNNVNKVFLIKETQLKNHIENHHGGTEICL; translated from the coding sequence ATGAAGGATAAACTTTTTGTTGTAAAAATAGGAGGTGCTTTAATTGATGATGAAGAATTATTAAATCAGTTTTTAGAGCAGTTTTCTGATATTAAGGAAAAGAAGATCCTTGTTCATGGAGGTGGAAAACTGGCGACAACATTAGCTGATAAACTGGGAGTTGAGCAGAAATTAATCAATGGACGAAGAATCACGGATAAAGATACACTGGATATTGTAGCCATGGTTTATGCAGGAGGAATAAACAAAAATATTGTGGCAAAACTTCAGCAGAAAAAATGCAAGGCGATAGGATTTTCGGGGGCTGATGCGAACTTAATTAAAGCTAAAAAAAGAGAGGATGCAGAAATTGACTTCGGATTTGTGGGAGATATTGAGAAGAAAAGCGTCAATAACAAGCTGATTTCAAAATTAATTAAGTTGGAGCTTGTTCCTGTATTTTCTGCGATTACGCATGATAAAAAAGGAAATCTTTTTAATACCAATGCCGATACGATTGCATCGGTAATTGCACAGTCTTTATCAGCAAAGTATGATGTGGAATTGCTATACTGTTTTGACAAAGAAGGAGTATTGGAAAATGTAGACGATCCTGATTCTGTTATTAAAAGTGTATCTCGGGATGACTTTTCTATCTTAAAAGAAGAAGGGAAGCTGCATAAAGGAATTTTACCTAAGCTTGAAAATGCACTTGGAGCAATTAATAATAATGTAAATAAAGTTTTCTTAATTAAAGAAACCCAATTGAAAAACCATATAGAAAATCATCATGGAGGCACTGAAATCTGTTTATAG
- a CDS encoding M20 family metallo-hydrolase, whose translation MEALKSVYSQEELFNKAIELLKKLIETPSFSKDEYNTSVIIEDFFQKHQVSVKRFKNNIWAANKYFDPSKPSVLLNTHHDTVKPNKAYTLDPFAAIEKDGKLYGLGSNDAGASLVSLAQTFLHFYERENLKYNLIIALTAEEEISGFDGIEALFPQLSNVELAIVGEPTQMNLAIAEKGLLVIDGEMKGTPSHAAHPNDDNAIVKCMKDLQHITTFKFPKVSDYLGEVKITLSGIHAGVQHNVVPEACNFTLDVRVTDEYSNEEAFEIIQSQMKSNLTARSFRLNSSKIELDHPFVQAGLAIGRTTYGSPTSSDQAIIPCTSVKMGPGDSRRSHTADEFIELNEIKEGIDIYIRILEKVL comes from the coding sequence ATGGAGGCACTGAAATCTGTTTATAGTCAAGAGGAATTGTTCAATAAGGCAATTGAACTGTTGAAAAAACTGATTGAAACTCCTTCATTCAGCAAAGATGAATATAATACTTCTGTCATTATTGAGGATTTTTTTCAGAAGCATCAGGTTTCTGTAAAACGTTTTAAAAATAATATCTGGGCGGCTAATAAATATTTTGACCCGTCAAAGCCTTCTGTATTATTGAATACTCATCATGATACGGTAAAGCCTAATAAAGCGTATACGTTGGATCCGTTTGCAGCCATTGAGAAAGATGGAAAATTGTATGGATTGGGAAGTAATGATGCCGGAGCTTCGCTCGTTTCTTTAGCGCAAACATTTTTACATTTCTACGAAAGAGAAAATTTAAAATATAATCTAATTATTGCTCTTACAGCAGAGGAGGAGATTTCAGGATTTGATGGAATTGAAGCTTTGTTTCCCCAACTATCGAATGTGGAATTGGCTATTGTGGGAGAACCTACACAAATGAATTTGGCTATCGCTGAAAAAGGTCTTTTGGTTATTGACGGCGAAATGAAGGGAACCCCTTCTCATGCTGCTCATCCTAATGATGATAATGCCATTGTGAAATGTATGAAAGATCTCCAACATATCACCACTTTCAAATTCCCAAAGGTTTCAGATTACCTTGGAGAAGTGAAAATTACCCTGTCGGGTATTCATGCCGGGGTTCAGCATAATGTGGTTCCGGAAGCATGTAATTTTACGTTAGATGTGAGGGTTACTGATGAATATAGCAACGAAGAAGCTTTTGAAATCATTCAGTCCCAAATGAAATCAAACCTGACCGCCAGATCTTTCAGGTTGAATTCTTCTAAAATAGAATTAGATCACCCTTTTGTACAGGCAGGTCTGGCGATAGGAAGGACAACTTATGGCTCTCCCACCTCTTCGGATCAGGCAATCATTCCATGTACATCGGTTAAAATGGGACCCGGAGACAGTAGGCGCTCTCATACAGCGGACGAATTTATAGAGCTCAATGAAATAAAAGAGGGTATTGATATTTATATCCGGATTTTGGAAAAAGTGCTGTAA
- the argH gene encoding argininosuccinate lyase yields MKKIWQKDDLATNILVNQFTVGKDLDFDERLAKYDVKGSMAHGKMLAEVGIISNEESEQMTSVLSMILEDIENGSFEIDKEAEDIHSQIEAILIEKLGDTGKKIHTARSRNDQVLLDIKLYLLDEIREIASLTDQFFQLLIGLAEQHKNVLLPGYTHLQIAMPSSFGLWFGAYAEALLDDVEMLYSVKNIINKNPLGSAAGYGSSFPIDRESTTYHLGFQTMNYNAVYAQMTRGKSEKMLAMAMATLAGTLGKFAYDVCLYLSQNFDFISFPQEFTTGSSIMPHKKNPDIFELVRARCNRIQSLPNELILLTNNLPSGYHRDVQLTKEILFPGIDSLKECLEILNYTVPHIKVRNGILEEGKYKYLFSVEKINEEIKKGSSFRDAYIKVGKEIENDEFDFEIGNLNQTHQGSIGNLCLDKVSYQFNKLKNKILG; encoded by the coding sequence ATGAAAAAGATATGGCAGAAAGATGATCTTGCCACCAATATATTAGTCAATCAGTTTACAGTAGGAAAAGACCTTGATTTCGATGAGCGATTAGCGAAATATGATGTTAAAGGCTCTATGGCGCACGGTAAAATGCTTGCAGAAGTTGGAATTATTTCCAACGAAGAATCAGAACAGATGACTTCTGTACTGTCGATGATATTAGAAGATATTGAAAATGGAAGCTTTGAAATTGATAAAGAAGCTGAAGATATCCATTCTCAGATTGAAGCCATCTTAATTGAAAAATTAGGAGACACAGGAAAAAAAATCCATACTGCAAGATCACGAAACGATCAGGTTTTACTGGACATTAAATTATATCTGCTGGATGAGATCCGCGAAATAGCAAGTCTTACTGACCAGTTTTTTCAGTTGCTGATAGGGTTGGCGGAACAGCATAAAAATGTTTTACTTCCCGGCTATACCCATTTACAAATTGCGATGCCTTCGTCTTTTGGATTGTGGTTTGGGGCGTATGCTGAAGCTTTATTAGATGATGTTGAAATGCTGTATTCAGTAAAAAATATAATTAATAAAAATCCTTTAGGTTCAGCAGCGGGATATGGTTCATCTTTTCCGATAGACCGGGAGAGTACGACCTATCATCTTGGGTTTCAGACGATGAATTACAATGCGGTATATGCTCAGATGACCCGTGGAAAATCTGAAAAAATGCTGGCAATGGCAATGGCGACATTAGCTGGAACTCTTGGTAAATTTGCTTATGATGTATGCTTGTATTTGAGTCAGAATTTTGATTTCATAAGCTTTCCCCAGGAATTTACAACGGGAAGTAGCATCATGCCACATAAAAAGAATCCGGATATTTTCGAATTGGTACGCGCAAGATGTAACCGGATTCAATCATTACCAAATGAGCTTATTCTATTAACCAATAATCTACCGTCAGGATATCACAGAGATGTGCAGCTGACTAAGGAGATTCTCTTTCCGGGTATCGATTCTCTAAAAGAATGCCTGGAGATCTTAAATTATACGGTACCTCATATTAAGGTTAGAAATGGTATTTTGGAGGAAGGCAAATACAAATACCTTTTCAGTGTAGAGAAAATCAATGAAGAGATTAAGAAAGGCAGTTCTTTCCGCGATGCTTATATTAAGGTAGGAAAGGAAATAGAAAATGATGAATTTGATTTTGAAATTGGAAACCTGAATCAGACCCACCAGGGAAGTATAGGGAATCTCTGTCTGGATAAAGTGAGTTACCAGTTTAATAAACTGAAAAATAAAATATTAGGTTAA
- a CDS encoding Lrp/AsnC family transcriptional regulator: MDAKDKMILSIIQEDSTLSVKEISEKIGLTFTPTYERIKQLEKQGVIEKYVGLLNREKLGLNIVVYCNVRLKEQSKKVLETFEKNISKYDEVQEIISLSGEYDYMLKIIAKDINSYNDFAVSVISNIPNIGQYHSSIVLHEVKKSTKFKIDLA; this comes from the coding sequence ATGGATGCCAAAGACAAAATGATTCTCAGTATTATTCAGGAAGACTCCACTTTATCTGTAAAGGAAATCTCCGAGAAGATTGGTCTTACCTTCACTCCAACGTATGAACGAATCAAGCAATTAGAGAAACAGGGAGTCATAGAGAAATATGTAGGTCTTCTAAATCGTGAAAAATTAGGACTCAATATTGTTGTCTATTGTAATGTCCGTCTTAAAGAACAATCCAAAAAAGTATTGGAAACCTTTGAGAAAAACATCAGTAAATATGACGAGGTTCAGGAAATCATAAGCCTTTCCGGGGAATATGATTATATGTTAAAGATCATAGCTAAAGATATCAACTCCTATAATGACTTTGCAGTAAGCGTCATCTCTAATATTCCTAATATCGGACAATATCATAGCTCCATTGTTTTACATGAAGTGAAGAAATCAACAAAATTTAAAATTGATTTGGCTTAA